The following proteins come from a genomic window of Helicobacter sp. MIT 99-5507:
- the pssA gene encoding CDP-diacylglycerol--serine O-phosphatidyltransferase, whose product MKINPLFIIPNLFTATSAFLGVLSIIYASKGRIEFACWLVIVSMIFDGLDGRVARITNTSSKFGVEFDSLCDVIAFGCAPAILLYFSIGQYYDRFGAMVSCLFVVFGAIRLARFNIATNNNDISKYFIGLPIPSAAIFVATMIVLKIRYDVFKEYSTYLLIAAFLVGILMVSNVRYPNFKQVKWKLSSFVLLVIILAILFVHPIESIFSLISIYILFGLIRYIYLVASRIIFKRVSN is encoded by the coding sequence ATGAAGATTAATCCATTATTTATCATTCCAAATTTATTTACAGCTACAAGTGCTTTTTTGGGAGTATTAAGTATTATATATGCATCTAAAGGCAGGATAGAGTTTGCTTGTTGGCTTGTAATCGTATCAATGATATTTGATGGACTTGATGGTAGAGTTGCAAGAATAACAAATACATCAAGCAAATTTGGGGTTGAATTTGATTCACTTTGTGATGTAATTGCATTTGGTTGCGCACCTGCGATATTATTATATTTTTCAATCGGGCAATATTATGATAGATTTGGTGCCATGGTTAGCTGTCTTTTTGTCGTCTTTGGGGCTATTAGACTTGCTAGATTTAATATCGCTACAAATAATAATGATATAAGCAAGTATTTTATAGGACTTCCAATACCATCAGCTGCTATTTTTGTAGCTACTATGATAGTATTAAAGATTCGATATGATGTATTTAAAGAATATTCTACTTATCTTTTGATTGCAGCATTTTTGGTAGGAATCCTTATGGTTAGCAACGTTCGTTATCCTAATTTCAAGCAAGTAAAATGGAAATTATCAAGTTTTGTTTTGCTTGTAATTATACTTGCTATATTATTTGTGCATCCAATAGAAAGTATATTTAGCTTAATAAGCATATATATTTTATTTGGATTAATTAGATATATATATCTTGTAGCCTCAAGGATAATATTTAAAAGAGTGAGTAATTAA
- the ftsH gene encoding ATP-dependent zinc metalloprotease FtsH, producing MRQNNKPNSPIGGNPILIFAIFTIVVILIFKVFSPGGSVLSGGISQTISYYELKQLIENKEVEQVSIGQTIIKAQGDKDGQNIIYTAKKVNDSSLVPLLDSKSIPYSGFSETNWFTDMLGWLIPVFIILGLWMFMASRMQKSMGNGIFGMGNAKKLVNAEKPKVRFDDMAGNKEAKEEVVEIVDFLKHPDRYASIGAKIPKGVLLVGPPGTGKTLLAKAVAGEANVPFFSMSGSSFIEMFVGLGASRVRDLFDMAKKEAPSIIFIDEIDAIGKSRAAGGMISGNDEREQTLNQLLAEMDGFNSDSSPVIVLAATNRPEVLDPALLRPGRFDRQVLVDKPDFNGRVDILKVHIKSVKLSRDVDLQEIARLTAGLAGADLANIINEAALLAGRANKQEVSQQDFREAVERSIAGLEKKSRRISPKEKKIVAYHESGHAVIAEMTEGASKVNKVSIIPRGMAALGYTLHTPEENRYLMQKHELIAEVDVLLSGRAAEDVFLGEISTGASNDLERATDILKSMISYYGMTDVSGLMVLEKPRNSFLGGGLGNQREFSEKTAEDMDNFIKSTLNDRYNFVKQTLTDYKEAIELMVSELFEKEVIDGSRVRDIISEFEVKNNLPTRLVAREQLDD from the coding sequence ATGAGACAAAATAACAAACCAAACAGCCCAATAGGCGGGAATCCGATATTAATTTTTGCAATTTTTACTATTGTTGTGATTTTGATATTTAAGGTCTTTTCACCAGGTGGTTCAGTCTTGAGTGGTGGTATTTCACAAACTATAAGTTATTATGAATTAAAACAATTGATAGAAAATAAAGAAGTCGAACAAGTAAGCATTGGGCAGACTATCATTAAGGCTCAAGGGGATAAAGATGGTCAAAATATTATTTATACTGCAAAAAAGGTAAATGATAGCTCTCTTGTTCCATTGCTAGATTCAAAATCTATTCCTTATAGTGGTTTTAGTGAGACTAATTGGTTTACTGATATGTTAGGTTGGCTTATACCTGTATTTATCATACTTGGTTTATGGATGTTTATGGCAAGTAGAATGCAAAAAAGTATGGGCAATGGAATCTTTGGTATGGGCAATGCAAAGAAACTTGTCAATGCTGAAAAACCGAAAGTAAGATTCGATGATATGGCAGGAAATAAAGAAGCAAAAGAGGAAGTTGTAGAAATCGTTGATTTTTTAAAACATCCAGATAGATATGCAAGCATTGGTGCAAAAATACCAAAAGGAGTATTGCTTGTTGGACCTCCTGGCACAGGTAAAACATTGCTTGCAAAAGCTGTTGCAGGTGAAGCAAATGTACCGTTTTTTTCAATGAGTGGAAGTAGTTTTATAGAAATGTTTGTAGGACTTGGAGCAAGTCGTGTAAGAGATTTGTTTGATATGGCAAAAAAAGAAGCCCCAAGTATTATATTTATTGATGAAATTGATGCAATAGGTAAATCAAGGGCTGCAGGCGGTATGATAAGCGGTAATGATGAAAGAGAACAGACTTTAAATCAGCTTTTAGCAGAGATGGATGGATTTAATTCTGATAGCTCACCAGTTATTGTTTTGGCTGCTACAAATAGACCAGAAGTACTAGATCCGGCACTTCTTAGACCTGGAAGGTTTGATAGACAAGTTTTAGTTGATAAACCAGATTTTAATGGAAGGGTAGATATTCTAAAAGTTCATATCAAATCTGTTAAATTAAGTCGTGATGTAGATTTACAAGAGATAGCTAGACTTACTGCAGGACTTGCAGGTGCGGATTTGGCAAATATCATAAATGAAGCTGCATTACTTGCAGGCAGAGCTAATAAACAAGAAGTTTCGCAGCAAGATTTTAGAGAAGCAGTTGAAAGAAGTATCGCAGGGTTAGAGAAAAAATCACGTAGAATCTCACCAAAAGAAAAGAAAATTGTAGCTTATCATGAAAGTGGGCATGCTGTGATTGCAGAGATGACAGAGGGAGCAAGTAAGGTAAATAAAGTATCTATTATACCTCGTGGAATGGCAGCTCTTGGATATACATTGCATACTCCAGAAGAAAATAGATATTTGATGCAAAAACATGAGCTAATTGCAGAAGTAGATGTTTTATTAAGCGGTAGGGCAGCAGAAGATGTATTTTTAGGCGAGATTTCAACAGGTGCTAGCAATGATTTGGAACGAGCCACTGATATTTTAAAATCAATGATTAGCTATTATGGCATGACAGATGTTAGCGGATTAATGGTGTTAGAAAAACCACGCAATAGTTTCTTAGGTGGCGGACTTGGAAATCAAAGAGAATTTAGTGAAAAAACTGCTGAAGATATGGATAATTTTATAAAATCAACACTAAATGATAGATATAACTTCGTAAAACAAACTCTAACCGACTATAAAGAAGCTATAGAATTGATGGTAAGTGAGCTTTTTGAAAAAGAAGTTATAGATGGTAGTAGGGTAAGAGATATTATATCTGAATTTGAGGTAAAAAATAATCTACCTACACGGCTTGTAGCACGCGAACAGCTAGATGATTGA
- a CDS encoding sel1 repeat family protein, with protein sequence MKYIKILILLISFEYILFAENLIPPPYNKENPEINASYYRNEGFRAASFGSNIIARDLFYKSCVLGDQLGCNALSEIDASLRIDSVVTKKDECYLGDKDACFNIYQYYSNEGILDSFKVTWYLSKACRLGHKKACNIKREQNYIFIKNERQVLSTQCFRDDVLACYKLANIYLFGDGVKRNINLTMNLLAKSCNGGLKKACIKYNQIISLK encoded by the coding sequence ATGAAATATATAAAAATACTTATTCTGCTAATATCTTTTGAGTATATATTATTTGCAGAGAATCTCATACCACCACCATATAACAAAGAGAATCCTGAAATAAATGCGTCATACTATAGAAATGAAGGATTTAGAGCAGCGAGCTTTGGCTCAAATATCATTGCTAGAGATTTATTCTACAAATCATGCGTATTAGGTGACCAACTTGGTTGCAACGCACTTAGTGAAATTGATGCAAGTCTTAGAATAGATTCTGTAGTAACAAAAAAAGATGAATGTTATTTAGGCGATAAAGATGCATGTTTTAATATATATCAATATTATTCAAATGAAGGTATTTTAGATAGTTTTAAAGTTACTTGGTATCTATCAAAAGCATGTAGATTAGGACACAAAAAAGCTTGTAATATTAAAAGAGAACAAAACTATATATTTATAAAAAATGAAAGACAGGTTTTAAGCACACAATGCTTTAGAGATGATGTATTAGCCTGCTATAAACTAGCAAATATTTATTTATTTGGTGATGGTGTAAAAAGAAATATAAATCTTACCATGAATTTGCTTGCAAAATCTTGTAATGGTGGTCTAAAAAAAGCTTGCATAAAATACAATCAAATCATTTCTCTAAAGTAA
- a CDS encoding DegT/DnrJ/EryC1/StrS aminotransferase family protein, translating to MEFINLKAQYNEYKLEINQKINEILESSKFIMGEHVNSFEKNIANYTGSKHAIGCSSGTDALILSLMALDIKQGDEVITSPFSFIASIEAILLLGAKPVFVDIDEKTYNIDVSLLKNAITPKTKAIIPVSIFGQMANLIEINKIAGEIPVIEDAAQSFGASLTYNNKKYKSCNASFIATTSFFPSKPLGCYGDGGAIFCNDDRLNDKIRCLLNHGQTKRYKHSYIGLNARLDALQAGILDIKLKYLDNEISLRGQKAKYYNKHLKNVITPFVENGYESVYAQYSIRCKDRENLTNKLNKHNIPYAIHYPIPLHLQEIVCNLGIYKKGDFKVTEMVCDEILSIPFSPFITKEEQDKIIECING from the coding sequence ATGGAATTTATTAATCTAAAAGCACAATATAATGAATATAAACTTGAAATCAATCAAAAAATAAATGAGATTTTAGAATCTTCAAAGTTTATAATGGGAGAGCATGTAAATAGCTTTGAAAAAAATATAGCTAATTATACTGGAAGCAAACATGCTATTGGTTGTAGCAGTGGAACAGATGCACTAATTTTGAGCTTAATGGCACTTGATATTAAACAAGGTGATGAGGTGATAACCTCGCCATTTAGTTTTATTGCAAGCATAGAGGCTATATTATTACTTGGGGCAAAACCTGTATTTGTTGATATAGATGAAAAAACATACAATATAGATGTATCACTGCTAAAAAATGCTATTACACCAAAGACAAAAGCCATCATTCCTGTATCTATATTTGGGCAAATGGCAAACTTAATAGAAATAAATAAAATTGCAGGTGAGATTCCCGTCATCGAAGATGCAGCACAAAGCTTTGGAGCAAGTCTTACTTATAACAATAAAAAATATAAATCTTGCAATGCAAGTTTTATAGCAACAACAAGCTTTTTTCCAAGCAAACCTCTTGGGTGCTATGGTGATGGTGGGGCTATTTTTTGCAATGATGATAGATTAAATGACAAAATAAGATGTCTTTTAAATCATGGACAAACCAAAAGATACAAACATAGCTATATTGGATTAAATGCTAGGCTTGATGCACTGCAGGCTGGAATCTTAGATATCAAATTAAAATATTTAGATAATGAAATTTCTCTTAGAGGGCAAAAGGCAAAATATTATAATAAACATTTAAAAAATGTGATTACACCATTTGTAGAAAATGGATATGAAAGTGTATATGCCCAATATTCAATTAGATGTAAAGATAGAGAGAATCTAACAAACAAACTAAATAAACACAATATACCATATGCTATACACTACCCTATACCACTTCATCTACAAGAAATAGTATGCAATCTCGGTATATACAAAAAAGGTGATTTTAAGGTTACTGAAATGGTATGTGATGAGATTCTCTCAATCCCTTTTAGTCCATTTATCACAAAAGAGGAACAAGACAAGATTATAGAGTGTATCAATGGATAA
- a CDS encoding 50S ribosomal protein L11 methyltransferase, translating into MDKFYFEICIIPNAFFDIFVSQIADFTSQALEENTIDGESSIILRINENIESKLIPYLNQLCKNLSQINSTCVNFKYSISKKKIEDYIETYKKSITGLECSCFYIHPSWIKPKDSKINITLEPSLAFGTGHHASTFMSIEAIVSCINKSKKNPTLLDVGCGSGILGLCAYKLGANVSLCDIDDLAINESKKNFLANNATITDIWLGSLESVNKKHDSINKKYDIVVANIIALVIIEQANSLLSSLNDNAFLILSGILDKYASLIKDKFKCLHLVEEKTKDEWVTLILSK; encoded by the coding sequence ATGGATAAATTTTATTTTGAAATATGCATTATTCCAAATGCTTTTTTTGATATTTTTGTAAGCCAGATAGCTGATTTTACTTCACAAGCATTAGAAGAAAATACTATAGATGGAGAATCAAGTATTATTCTTCGTATAAATGAGAATATAGAATCTAAGCTCATACCTTATTTAAATCAATTATGTAAAAACTTAAGTCAAATAAATTCTACTTGTGTTAATTTTAAATACAGTATTTCTAAAAAGAAAATTGAAGATTATATAGAGACTTACAAAAAATCCATCACAGGTTTAGAATGTAGCTGTTTTTATATACATCCAAGCTGGATAAAACCAAAAGATTCTAAGATAAATATCACTTTAGAACCATCTTTAGCCTTTGGCACAGGACATCACGCAAGCACATTTATGAGTATAGAAGCAATTGTATCTTGTATAAATAAATCAAAAAAGAATCCTACATTGCTTGATGTTGGCTGTGGAAGTGGAATCTTAGGACTTTGTGCTTATAAATTAGGTGCAAATGTGAGTTTGTGTGATATTGATGATTTAGCAATAAATGAGAGTAAGAAAAATTTTTTAGCAAATAATGCTACAATTACAGATATATGGCTTGGCTCCTTAGAATCTGTCAATAAGAAGCATGATTCTATAAATAAAAAGTATGATATTGTAGTTGCAAATATTATCGCTTTAGTTATTATAGAGCAAGCCAATAGTCTCTTATCATCATTAAATGATAATGCTTTTTTAATATTATCTGGCATATTAGATAAATATGCAAGTTTGATAAAAGATAAATTTAAATGCCTACATTTAGTAGAAGAAAAAACAAAAGATGAATGGGTTACATTGATATTATCAAAATGA
- the hisH gene encoding imidazole glycerol phosphate synthase subunit HisH, protein MKVAILNYNIGNLANVKNALQTFDNVFVDIVCDVDLIASYDKVILPGVGAFENAMKHLRDNNMDEAIYSFIKSGKHILGICLGMQLLFDKSYEFGEHLGLGLISGEVVKFRDSTLKIPHIGWNMIDIKQDRGLLKGIKNNEYFYFVHSYYVEAKYKENILAMCNYGKNFSAIVQKDNIFGIQFHPEKSSNAGLKILNNFINL, encoded by the coding sequence ATGAAGGTTGCAATTTTAAATTATAATATTGGGAATCTTGCAAATGTCAAAAATGCTTTACAAACTTTTGATAATGTATTTGTCGATATTGTATGCGATGTGGATTTAATCGCTAGTTATGATAAAGTTATTTTGCCAGGCGTTGGTGCATTTGAAAATGCAATGAAGCATTTGAGGGACAATAATATGGATGAAGCGATTTATTCATTTATAAAAAGTGGAAAACATATTCTTGGAATCTGCCTTGGAATGCAACTTTTATTTGATAAGAGTTATGAATTTGGAGAGCATTTAGGGCTTGGATTAATTAGTGGAGAGGTAGTAAAATTTAGAGATTCCACTCTTAAGATTCCACATATTGGTTGGAATATGATTGATATAAAACAAGATAGAGGATTGCTAAAAGGCATAAAAAATAATGAATACTTTTATTTCGTGCATAGCTATTATGTAGAAGCAAAATATAAAGAAAATATTCTTGCTATGTGTAATTATGGTAAAAATTTTAGTGCCATTGTCCAAAAAGACAATATATTTGGCATACAATTCCACCCAGAAAAAAGTTCAAATGCAGGATTAAAAATATTAAATAATTTTATAAATTTATAA
- a CDS encoding PDC sensor domain-containing protein: MLSRDIAMYSKLRYEIRAYMSFIFEQNIKNYMPNTSINQVQSRMVRIHNEIKIFNTFYILDENGILVNGIFDRKQADEFIDSDFSNRSYYYESIKERRIVITDPYPSKIGGKLVVTASYPVYDNKNKLICIACIDILLEDALSLSLSPTLYGYFSKFSMFIYAILSALLSLVALLLLSKGVWSLIVAIDNFNSLDIKDVFESTILLTLSLAIFDLVKAIFEEEVLGRGVNENYRAVHKTMTRFLGSIIIAIAIEALMLVFKFTITQPDKLLYAVYLTGGVTMLLVGLSIYVKFAYGASENLKRKK, from the coding sequence TTGCTTTCAAGAGATATTGCTATGTATTCAAAACTAAGATATGAAATACGAGCTTATATGAGTTTTATTTTTGAGCAAAATATAAAAAACTATATGCCAAATACAAGCATTAATCAAGTCCAAAGTAGAATGGTTAGAATTCATAATGAAATAAAAATTTTTAATACATTTTATATACTTGATGAAAATGGAATCTTAGTAAATGGAATCTTTGATAGAAAACAAGCAGATGAGTTTATAGATTCTGATTTTTCAAATAGATCATATTATTATGAAAGCATAAAAGAAAGACGGATTGTAATAACAGATCCATATCCTTCAAAAATAGGTGGAAAGCTCGTAGTAACTGCGTCTTATCCTGTATATGACAATAAAAATAAATTGATATGTATAGCTTGTATTGATATATTATTAGAAGATGCTTTGTCTCTTTCGCTTTCCCCTACTTTATATGGCTATTTTTCAAAATTTAGTATGTTTATTTATGCGATTTTATCTGCGTTATTGTCACTTGTTGCATTGTTGTTGCTTTCAAAAGGTGTTTGGAGTTTGATTGTTGCAATAGATAATTTTAATAGTCTTGATATTAAAGATGTGTTTGAATCTACTATTTTACTTACTCTCTCGCTTGCAATTTTTGACCTTGTTAAAGCTATATTTGAAGAAGAAGTATTAGGCAGAGGTGTAAATGAAAATTATAGAGCAGTCCATAAAACTATGACTAGATTCTTAGGTTCAATTATCATTGCTATAGCAATTGAAGCATTGATGCTTGTATTTAAATTTACTATTACACAACCAGATAAACTTTTGTATGCCGTATATCTAACAGGTGGTGTCACAATGCTGCTTGTTGGGTTGTCAATCTATGTAAAATTTGCTTATGGTGCAAGTGAAAACCTTAAGCGTAAAAAATAA
- the hisA gene encoding 1-(5-phosphoribosyl)-5-[(5-phosphoribosylamino)methylideneamino]imidazole-4-carboxamide isomerase, whose protein sequence is MLVIPAIDLKDGMVVRLYKGEMNSAKVYGEPFEFARAFENYGAKWIHIVDLNGAFAGIPKNIEQIKKIRESCNLKIELGGGIRDEDTIKQYLSLGIDRLILGSIALKNPTFVIEMAKKYPIAVGIDAKNGNVSIDGWANTDSTSAISLASKFKGSKIETIICTDINKDGTGNGINLDFTKQIAQASEIPTIASGGFRSDDELEMMLSDKYISGVIVGKAFYEGWINLRDIFVKYQA, encoded by the coding sequence ATGTTAGTAATTCCAGCCATTGATTTAAAAGATGGAATGGTAGTTAGGCTCTATAAAGGTGAAATGAATAGTGCAAAAGTCTATGGAGAGCCATTTGAATTTGCACGTGCATTTGAAAATTATGGTGCAAAATGGATTCATATAGTAGATTTAAATGGAGCATTTGCTGGAATCCCAAAAAATATAGAACAAATAAAAAAGATTCGAGAATCTTGCAATCTAAAAATTGAGCTTGGCGGTGGTATTAGAGATGAAGATACCATTAAGCAATATTTATCATTAGGAATAGATAGATTGATTCTTGGCTCAATTGCTCTAAAAAATCCTACTTTTGTAATAGAAATGGCTAAAAAATATCCAATAGCAGTTGGAATTGATGCAAAAAATGGAAATGTGTCAATTGATGGTTGGGCAAATACAGATTCTACAAGTGCTATTTCTTTGGCAAGTAAATTTAAAGGCAGCAAGATTGAGACTATAATTTGCACAGATATCAATAAAGATGGCACAGGAAATGGCATAAATCTTGATTTTACAAAACAAATTGCACAAGCTAGTGAGATTCCTACGATTGCAAGTGGTGGATTTCGTAGTGATGATGAATTAGAAATGATGCTAAGCGATAAATATATCAGCGGTGTGATTGTTGGCAAGGCATTTTATGAGGGCTGGATAAATTTAAGGGATATTTTTGTAAAATATCAAGCTTAA
- a CDS encoding chemotaxis response regulator CheY has protein sequence MKLLVVDDSSTMRRIIKNTLQRLGYEDILEAEHGLQAWELLDTIDGIDILITDWNMPEMNGLDLVKKVKGDQRFANIPIIMVTTEGGKAEVITALKAGVNNYIVKPFTPQVLKEKLEAVLGVNEL, from the coding sequence TTGAAGTTGCTTGTTGTTGATGATAGCTCTACAATGAGAAGGATTATAAAAAATACACTTCAAAGACTTGGATATGAAGATATTTTGGAAGCAGAACATGGACTACAAGCATGGGAATTATTAGATACTATAGATGGTATAGATATTCTTATAACAGATTGGAATATGCCTGAAATGAATGGTCTTGATTTGGTAAAAAAAGTAAAAGGCGATCAAAGATTTGCTAATATTCCAATTATTATGGTCACTACTGAAGGTGGTAAAGCAGAAGTTATTACTGCATTAAAGGCTGGCGTAAATAACTATATTGTAAAACCATTTACTCCACAAGTATTAAAAGAAAAACTAGAAGCAGTGCTAGGAGTGAATGAACTTTAG
- a CDS encoding 3'-5' exonuclease, which produces MICVFDCESIPDVELLREVYDYKGSDIDVCEIAFKTQESINGSSFLPLPFHKIISLSAVICDENCNFIKVVNYKEGLSEQEIISDFLHYFNKHNPKLVSFNGRNFDIPLIMLRAMKYNLNASAYFEIQNPKYNKSKWENYRSRYSENFHIDLLDCLGSFGAVRAMRLDIVCKMANIPGKFDTSGDDVFRLYYENKIQQINDYCQSDVLNTYWLFLKYLLLQDKINIEDYANLLNVFFDKIPQNKNYTDIFKDYITQELNRL; this is translated from the coding sequence ATGATTTGTGTTTTTGATTGTGAAAGTATCCCAGATGTGGAGCTTCTAAGAGAGGTTTATGATTATAAAGGTAGTGATATAGATGTATGTGAAATTGCATTTAAAACACAAGAAAGTATTAATGGAAGCTCATTTTTGCCACTCCCATTTCATAAAATAATATCTTTATCTGCTGTGATTTGCGATGAGAATTGTAATTTTATAAAAGTTGTTAATTACAAAGAAGGATTAAGCGAGCAAGAAATAATAAGCGATTTTTTGCATTATTTTAATAAGCACAATCCAAAATTAGTAAGTTTTAATGGTAGAAATTTTGATATTCCTCTTATTATGCTTAGAGCAATGAAATATAATCTTAATGCTAGTGCTTATTTTGAAATCCAGAATCCAAAATACAATAAAAGCAAATGGGAGAATTATCGTAGTCGTTATAGTGAGAATTTTCATATAGATTTGCTTGATTGTCTTGGTTCTTTTGGTGCAGTAAGGGCTATGCGTCTTGATATAGTTTGTAAAATGGCAAATATTCCAGGCAAATTTGATACAAGCGGTGATGATGTATTTAGACTTTATTATGAAAATAAGATTCAACAAATAAATGATTATTGCCAAAGTGATGTATTGAATACTTATTGGCTATTTTTAAAATATTTATTATTGCAAGATAAAATAAATATAGAAGATTATGCAAATTTATTAAATGTTTTTTTTGATAAGATTCCACAAAATAAAAATTATACAGATATATTTAAAGATTATATTACACAAGAATTAAATAGATTGTAG
- a CDS encoding Gfo/Idh/MocA family protein, whose translation MDKIIKIALLGIGKMGQNHLRILSMLKDVEITFIYDINEEACKEIAKKFNVKVSNDLDSHLVQCDGCIIVTPTFTHFDYINKVSDYVKNIFVEKPLTNTLESSQIILDLAKQKGLNIQVGFIERYNPAIITLKNILQNTHKIINIDLVRTNKMSNRITDVDVIIDLMIHDIDLALNLNGEVDEVYAQGVVINGMIEYARAILTHKNGIFSNIVASRITEKRIRQISITTDSEYIDCNLLSKEVFVNKQSVEQRFGNVSISSNTETIEVRAQESLLLELIDFINLCKGNVVKNNIPNQYDGMMAMKIAYKIQEQIHKKANK comes from the coding sequence ATGGATAAAATAATAAAAATCGCATTACTTGGTATAGGCAAGATGGGGCAAAACCATCTTAGAATCCTAAGCATGCTAAAAGATGTAGAAATTACTTTTATATATGATATAAATGAAGAAGCCTGCAAGGAAATAGCAAAAAAGTTTAATGTAAAAGTATCAAATGATTTAGATTCTCATTTAGTACAATGTGATGGGTGTATAATAGTAACTCCGACATTTACGCATTTTGATTATATAAATAAAGTAAGTGATTATGTAAAAAATATCTTTGTAGAAAAACCACTAACAAACACTCTAGAATCTTCTCAAATCATACTAGATTTAGCCAAACAAAAGGGTTTAAATATTCAAGTTGGCTTTATTGAGCGATACAATCCAGCAATAATAACGCTAAAAAATATACTACAAAATACGCATAAAATAATCAATATTGATTTGGTTAGAACAAATAAAATGAGTAATAGAATAACGGATGTCGATGTAATAATTGATTTAATGATACATGATATTGATTTAGCACTCAATCTAAATGGTGAAGTAGATGAAGTATATGCGCAAGGTGTGGTGATAAATGGAATGATTGAATATGCAAGAGCAATTCTCACGCATAAAAATGGAATCTTTTCAAATATTGTTGCAAGCAGAATCACAGAAAAACGAATTAGACAAATAAGTATCACAACTGATAGTGAATATATTGATTGTAATTTGCTTAGCAAAGAAGTATTTGTAAATAAACAAAGTGTAGAACAAAGATTTGGTAATGTATCAATTAGCTCAAATACCGAAACAATAGAAGTGCGAGCCCAAGAATCTTTACTCCTAGAGTTGATAGATTTTATCAATTTATGTAAAGGAAATGTAGTAAAAAATAATATACCAAATCAATATGATGGTATGATGGCGATGAAAATCGCATATAAGATTCAAGAACAAATACACAAAAAAGCAAATAAATAA
- a CDS encoding CiaD-like domain-containing protein: protein MDTKEAILSTISELGAQTKNDSHMQSDIKEIEQYASIDEVEIKNNFDDEIITLLRLKEKSLVLFEGLKNTKDSTLEIKLEMVISYLEYQLYIIEDRLKVIKDLAKQD, encoded by the coding sequence TTGGATACTAAAGAAGCTATATTATCTACTATCTCTGAGCTAGGGGCACAAACCAAGAATGATTCTCATATGCAAAGTGATATAAAAGAAATAGAACAATATGCCTCTATTGATGAAGTAGAAATAAAAAATAATTTTGATGATGAAATTATCACTTTACTTCGATTAAAAGAAAAGTCTTTAGTATTATTTGAAGGGTTAAAAAATACAAAAGATTCTACATTGGAAATAAAACTAGAAATGGTTATTAGTTATCTTGAATATCAGCTTTATATTATTGAAGATAGACTAAAAGTGATTAAAGATTTGGCTAAACAAGATTGA